Genomic DNA from Shouchella patagoniensis:
CTTCTGCTTCACAAGCTGTAAATCAATTATCCACGAGTTCAGTTTCTTTTGAAGAGAATGTAGAAAAAATGATCCATGCATAGAGAAGGAAAGATGAACAAACTATCATTTTACATCTTTATTTGATGTTTCTTTGAGATCAGGGTAAATGAATCTTGAAGGGAGGCATCTGGAATGAAACAACAAAAAAGTTTTATAAAAGGTTTAGTCATTGGTTTGCCTCTTTCGGTTGCACTATGGGTCGGAATGATTGGATTAATAATCGAATGGATATAAATGAGGCTAAGACAGTTGCAGTTAGATGATCGGTTTGTGTGGACTGACTAATAATTTCAATAGAGTGCAAAGTTAGCTATAAAAATAAAAATAAAAAACCGAGCCCAATAGAGAGACTCTCTATTGGGCTCGGTTTTTATTAGAGTTGCGACGAAAATAGAAGAAAGGACTCTTTCTTTACATCAAATCGTAACGTATTAAGAGAGTGTCCAGTATTTAAATCGTTAAAAGGTTGGTTAGAGAATTGTTCTGGCAGTTTGATCGTAGCCGTTTCTGTACCGCGATTTAAGACGAACAACATTACTTCTTTTTCCGTATAAGTAGAATACATGAGTACGTCTGTATCTTCTACTTCGTGGAACTGAATGCGATCATAAGTACCAAAGGCAGAATAGGTCGTGCGCCATCTAATTAATTGTTTAACAAACGCATGCATCTCTCGATCTTGTTGTTGTTCATCCCAGATCATACAAGCTCGGCAGCCAGGATCATTACCGCCTGCCATACTAATCTCGTCTCCATAGTATATACAAGGCGTACCTGGAAAAGAAAACATCATAATATATTGAAGTTTGACGAGCTCCTTGTTGTTACTACTCTCTGTTAAGATACGTGCTGTGTCGTGGCTTCCTAGCACATTGAATTGTACGGCATTTACCGGATTTGGATAACTGTTCAAATGCCTTGTCAATGTGTGTGTGGTTGTTACCGCTGATTTGCCACGAAGAATGAAGTTTTGAATGGCATCGGTAAAAGGATAATTCATCACGGCATCAAACTGATCTCCTTTAAGCCATTCACTTGAATGGTGCCAAATCTCCCCAAGTATATAAACATCCTCTTTAATATTCTTTACTTGGTTGCGGAATTCACGCCAAAAGGAGTGATCCACTTCATTTGCTACATCTAGACGCCAACCATCAATATCAAATTCCTCAATCCAATAGCGTGCTACTTTTAGAAGGTATTCTTTTACTTGAGGATGAGCTGTATTTAATTTAGGCATTGAACCAACGAAAGCAAACGTTTCATAGTTTGGTTTATCTAAACGAGAATCGAGTGGGAAGCTGTGGGGATGAAACCAAGCTGCGTACTTTGAGTCTGCTCCCTTTTCTAGAACATCTTGAAAAGGCGGAAAGTAGTAGCCACTATGATTAAATACAGCGTCCAGCATAA
This window encodes:
- a CDS encoding glycoside hydrolase family 13 protein translates to MNEAGIIHTQQHHQLYGTSNHQVVIRLQTAANDIDSVYLIYGDPYEWSNGSWQSQKINMDLVGTDGTYDYWIKGIYLPHSRVRYGFHLISGSEETFYTERGLYSEAPTHIAPYFCLPYLHNHERFSPPNWVKDTVWYQIFPERFANGQPHLNPEGTLSWGSEEPKQDSFFGGDLQGIINNLDYLMDLGITGIYLTPIFKAFSNHKYDTIDYLQLDPQFGDEQTLRTLITECHKRNIRIMLDAVFNHSGYYFPPFQDVLEKGADSKYAAWFHPHSFPLDSRLDKPNYETFAFVGSMPKLNTAHPQVKEYLLKVARYWIEEFDIDGWRLDVANEVDHSFWREFRNQVKNIKEDVYILGEIWHHSSEWLKGDQFDAVMNYPFTDAIQNFILRGKSAVTTTHTLTRHLNSYPNPVNAVQFNVLGSHDTARILTESSNNKELVKLQYIMMFSFPGTPCIYYGDEISMAGGNDPGCRACMIWDEQQQDREMHAFVKQLIRWRTTYSAFGTYDRIQFHEVEDTDVLMYSTYTEKEVMLFVLNRGTETATIKLPEQFSNQPFNDLNTGHSLNTLRFDVKKESFLLFSSQL